The following are encoded together in the Bradyrhizobium algeriense genome:
- a CDS encoding NUDIX hydrolase has protein sequence MSDTKPLVIHRVSALDLVVEAWTWPFAETRRAEIAAHFADKQREKPALWNGRVLLGRNPVFAGDRFSASYFETDFASFLAWRDWGFPDPSVFNGFGMGALCCADGAFVLGEMGQHTSNAGRIYFPSGTPDLDDIRDGAVDISGSVVRELEEETGLAPGEYESEPDWHCIYTGPALAMIRMLRVDMSGDVVRDRIVANLALQRQPELAAIHLVRGADDLTSAMPRFVTAFIEAQLASEP, from the coding sequence ATGAGTGACACGAAACCCTTGGTCATTCATCGCGTCAGCGCGCTCGACCTCGTTGTCGAAGCGTGGACGTGGCCGTTTGCCGAAACGCGCCGCGCGGAGATAGCGGCGCATTTCGCCGACAAGCAGCGTGAAAAGCCCGCGCTGTGGAACGGCCGCGTCCTGCTCGGGCGCAATCCGGTGTTTGCCGGCGACCGCTTCAGCGCCAGCTATTTCGAAACCGATTTCGCAAGTTTTCTGGCCTGGCGCGACTGGGGTTTTCCCGACCCAAGCGTGTTCAACGGCTTCGGCATGGGCGCGCTCTGCTGCGCCGACGGCGCCTTCGTGCTCGGCGAGATGGGGCAGCACACGTCGAACGCCGGGCGCATCTATTTTCCGTCAGGCACGCCGGACCTCGACGACATCAGGGACGGCGCGGTCGACATATCAGGCAGTGTCGTGCGCGAACTTGAGGAAGAGACCGGGCTGGCGCCGGGCGAATACGAGAGCGAGCCGGATTGGCATTGCATCTATACCGGACCTGCATTGGCGATGATCCGCATGTTGCGGGTCGATATGTCGGGTGACGTCGTGCGCGACCGGATCGTGGCCAATCTCGCCTTGCAGCGTCAGCCTGAATTAGCCGCCATCCACCTCGTGCGCGGCGCCGACGATCTCACCTCCGCAATGCCGCGTTTTGTCACGGCGTTCATCGAGGCGCAGCTCGCTTCCGAGCCCTGA
- a CDS encoding ABC transporter ATP-binding protein, translated as MADSAQPTAVALDNATVAFRVAGDRVYTAVERASLSVAHGEFVAIVGPTGCGKSTLLNVAAGLLKPAAGSVKIFGKPLTGLNRDAGYLFQADALFPWKTAIDNVAIGLDIKGAPREQALQRAQGWLTSVGLGAFANRYPHMLSGGQRKRVGLAQVLIRDPKILLMDEPFGPLDAQTRQIMGNLLLELWNADRKAVLFVTHDLEEAIALADRVVIMSAGPSARIIGDWRVPLPRPRDISEVRMEKQFHELHREIWSVLKDEVMKGYAQSTLSAEVG; from the coding sequence ATGGCGGATTCGGCTCAGCCAACGGCGGTCGCACTCGACAATGCGACCGTGGCATTTCGCGTTGCCGGGGATCGCGTCTACACAGCCGTGGAGCGGGCCAGCCTGTCCGTCGCCCATGGCGAGTTCGTCGCCATCGTGGGCCCGACCGGGTGCGGGAAATCGACGCTGCTCAATGTCGCAGCCGGCCTCCTGAAGCCCGCCGCGGGGTCGGTGAAGATTTTCGGCAAGCCGCTGACGGGGTTGAACCGCGATGCCGGCTATCTGTTCCAGGCCGATGCGCTGTTTCCCTGGAAGACCGCGATCGACAATGTCGCCATTGGCCTCGACATCAAGGGCGCGCCGCGCGAGCAGGCGCTGCAGCGCGCGCAGGGCTGGCTCACCTCCGTCGGGCTCGGCGCCTTCGCCAACCGCTATCCGCACATGCTGTCGGGCGGGCAGCGCAAGCGTGTCGGCCTTGCGCAGGTTTTGATCCGCGATCCAAAAATCCTTTTGATGGACGAGCCGTTCGGCCCGCTCGATGCCCAGACCCGGCAGATCATGGGCAATCTGCTGCTGGAACTGTGGAACGCCGACCGCAAGGCCGTGCTGTTCGTCACCCACGATCTCGAAGAGGCGATCGCGCTCGCCGACCGCGTCGTGATCATGTCGGCAGGTCCCTCGGCGCGCATCATCGGCGACTGGCGCGTGCCGTTGCCGCGCCCGCGCGACATCTCCGAAGTGCGGATGGAAAAGCAATTCCACGAACTGCACCGCGAAATCTGGAGCGTGCTGAAGGACGAAGTGATGAAGGGTTATGCGCAGTCGACGCTAAGTGCGGAGGTCGGCTGA
- a CDS encoding cupin domain-containing protein, which yields MNRLAITLSLAAAFAAGCSVTHLLRPAIAAENITAQVIHTGELEGDALGMPSGAGMRSKLFVAADGMTISIQDGNVGKHMHPNTNEIQYILDGTGTIWLGDKEVRVKPGDLVVIPKGTAHGGTKPDGRTLKAIAIKTPPQAPDDTKMLN from the coding sequence ATGAATCGCCTGGCCATCACGCTATCGCTCGCCGCCGCCTTCGCCGCCGGTTGCAGCGTCACCCATCTGCTACGGCCGGCGATTGCCGCCGAGAATATCACGGCGCAGGTCATCCACACCGGCGAACTCGAAGGCGATGCGCTCGGCATGCCCTCGGGCGCCGGCATGCGCTCCAAACTGTTCGTCGCCGCCGACGGCATGACCATCTCGATCCAGGACGGCAATGTCGGCAAGCACATGCATCCCAACACCAACGAGATCCAGTACATCCTCGACGGCACCGGCACGATCTGGCTGGGCGACAAGGAAGTGCGGGTGAAGCCGGGCGATCTGGTCGTGATCCCCAAGGGCACCGCGCATGGCGGCACCAAGCCGGACGGCCGCACCCTCAAGGCGATCGCGATCAAGACGCCGCCGCAGGCGCCTGACGATACGAAGATGTTGAATTGA
- a CDS encoding branched-chain amino acid ABC transporter permease encodes MQAFLDIFDIYLLEAVVNGILLGGVLALLALGLNLIFGVIDVTWICYAELVMIGMYGMYYMVQVFGLPYWVAAPFAILLVAALGAALHYIVIAPLLTAPPINQLLATGGVLFILQSFATVAFGIDFRNLGIRLPVLAIGEMHFSYSRLLAFLAALLGMLAIYFFMKRTYTGTAIRAVAQDRQIMSLMGVDTKRIYLITSALGGALAGLAACLLVLQYDVHPFVGLSFGPITFLICVLGGLGNFVGGFIAAFVFAQIISLGGLFSDLEWGYVLAFAFFIVMMFIRPAGLFARRS; translated from the coding sequence ATGCAGGCATTCCTCGATATCTTCGACATCTATCTGCTGGAGGCCGTGGTCAACGGCATCCTGCTCGGCGGCGTGCTGGCGCTTTTGGCGCTCGGGCTCAACCTGATCTTCGGCGTCATCGACGTCACCTGGATCTGCTACGCCGAGTTGGTCATGATCGGCATGTACGGCATGTACTACATGGTCCAGGTGTTCGGCCTGCCGTACTGGGTTGCCGCGCCGTTCGCCATCCTGCTGGTCGCAGCCCTTGGGGCTGCGCTGCATTACATCGTGATCGCACCGCTCTTGACCGCGCCGCCGATCAACCAGCTGCTCGCCACCGGCGGCGTGCTGTTCATCCTGCAGAGCTTTGCCACCGTCGCCTTCGGCATAGACTTCCGCAATCTCGGCATCCGCCTGCCGGTACTGGCGATCGGCGAGATGCATTTCAGCTATTCGCGGCTCCTGGCCTTCCTCGCTGCCTTGCTCGGCATGCTGGCGATCTACTTCTTCATGAAGCGCACCTATACGGGAACTGCGATCCGCGCCGTCGCGCAGGACCGCCAGATCATGTCGCTGATGGGGGTCGACACCAAGCGCATCTATCTCATCACCTCGGCGCTCGGCGGCGCGCTCGCAGGCCTCGCCGCCTGCCTTCTGGTGCTGCAGTATGACGTGCACCCCTTCGTCGGGCTGTCGTTCGGGCCGATCACCTTCCTGATCTGCGTGCTCGGGGGCCTTGGCAATTTCGTCGGCGGCTTCATCGCGGCGTTCGTGTTTGCCCAGATCATTTCGCTGGGCGGCCTGTTCTCCGACCTCGAATGGGGTTACGTGCTGGCCTTCGCCTTCTTCATCGTCATGATGTTCATCCGGCCCGCGGGCCTGTTTGCGAGGCGCTCGTGA
- a CDS encoding ABC transporter ATP-binding protein yields MLELKSVDAGYGSFQALFGINLDVRAGEAVGVIGPNGAGKTTLMRVISGLIRPTRGAISMEGHDVLATPAHRIVDLGIAHVPENRRLFPRLTVDDNLKMGAYMPGARAKYSERLEFVFDLFPRMKERRSQMAGTMSGGEQQMCAIGRALMSDPKLLLLDEPSAGLAPVVVQQVFELVKRIRASGLTVLIVEQNVQQVLKVVDRAYLLEAGSIRASGTSEEMLSTDTIKQAYLGV; encoded by the coding sequence ATGCTCGAATTGAAATCGGTCGACGCGGGCTACGGCAGCTTCCAGGCATTGTTCGGCATCAATCTCGACGTCAGGGCGGGCGAGGCGGTCGGCGTCATCGGCCCCAACGGCGCCGGCAAGACCACGCTGATGCGCGTGATCTCGGGCCTGATCCGCCCCACCAGGGGCGCGATCTCGATGGAAGGCCACGACGTGCTGGCGACGCCGGCGCATCGCATCGTCGACCTCGGCATCGCGCATGTGCCGGAGAACCGCCGGCTGTTTCCGCGCCTCACCGTCGACGACAACCTGAAGATGGGCGCCTACATGCCGGGCGCGCGCGCCAAATATTCCGAGCGGCTGGAATTCGTGTTCGACCTGTTTCCGCGCATGAAGGAGCGGCGCAGCCAGATGGCCGGCACCATGTCCGGCGGTGAGCAGCAGATGTGCGCGATCGGCCGCGCGCTGATGTCGGACCCGAAACTCCTGCTGCTCGACGAACCTTCCGCGGGACTGGCGCCGGTTGTGGTGCAGCAGGTGTTCGAACTGGTCAAACGCATCCGCGCCAGCGGGCTGACGGTTTTGATCGTCGAGCAGAACGTGCAGCAGGTGCTGAAGGTGGTCGACCGCGCCTACCTGCTGGAGGCCGGCTCCATCCGCGCCTCCGGCACGTCGGAAGAGATGCTGTCGACTGATACGATCAAGCAGGCATATCTCGGGGTTTAA
- a CDS encoding OsmC family protein, with translation MATGKTYKSFRYSNNLVWDTARRGRTSAPGKPDIEIGSPPEFKGEAGVWAPEEMLVAALNACMMLTFVSFAQSKRLEFVAYESAAEGVLENVDGKYRIVEVSVRPTLVLRSEADIAAAQTIMAKVKENCFISNSITADVTLDPQFQLASDVAI, from the coding sequence GTGGCAACAGGCAAAACATACAAGTCCTTTCGGTACAGCAACAACCTGGTCTGGGACACCGCTCGCCGCGGCCGAACGTCGGCGCCCGGCAAACCCGACATCGAGATCGGCAGTCCTCCCGAATTCAAGGGAGAGGCGGGCGTCTGGGCTCCCGAAGAAATGCTGGTCGCCGCGCTGAATGCTTGCATGATGCTGACGTTTGTATCGTTCGCGCAAAGCAAGCGGCTCGAGTTTGTCGCCTATGAAAGCGCCGCAGAAGGCGTGCTGGAAAACGTCGACGGCAAATATCGAATTGTTGAAGTCAGCGTTCGGCCAACCCTGGTCCTGAGAAGCGAGGCTGATATCGCCGCCGCCCAAACGATCATGGCTAAGGTTAAGGAAAACTGCTTCATTTCCAACTCGATCACCGCTGACGTGACATTGGATCCGCAATTTCAGCTGGCATCCGATGTCGCCATCTAG
- a CDS encoding branched-chain amino acid ABC transporter permease gives MNLRHAAWGVGLAALIALPFVYREPYHLHILVLILIWSFAYTAWSIMGRFGLVSLGHGGFMGVGAYVTALLWNHLDVSPWIGIPISMVAAGILALIVAYPCFRFRITGHYFVLVTLALSGIVLQVITATRDYTGGSLGYTPNRARSGSGWMALQFDDKITWYLIALFVWVVGLLIWRWVDRSMSRYAMEAISEDEDAAAAAGVNVTAEKLKITLISALMTALAGALYCQYQMFISPDTVSGIAVSLQMVFAVIVGGLYVSLGPTVGAIITIMLAEVLRIRFGTGAVGWDNLVYGVLLVVFIIFLPKGILGSVLDRLKTRPKPSGTK, from the coding sequence GTGAATCTCCGTCATGCCGCCTGGGGCGTTGGCCTCGCCGCACTGATCGCGCTGCCCTTTGTCTATCGCGAGCCCTATCACCTGCATATTCTGGTGCTGATCCTGATCTGGTCGTTCGCCTATACCGCGTGGTCCATCATGGGCCGCTTCGGTCTGGTATCGCTCGGCCATGGCGGCTTCATGGGCGTCGGCGCCTATGTCACCGCGCTGTTGTGGAACCATCTCGACGTCTCGCCGTGGATCGGCATTCCCATCAGCATGGTGGCGGCGGGAATCCTGGCGCTGATCGTCGCCTATCCCTGTTTCCGCTTCCGCATCACCGGGCATTATTTCGTGCTGGTGACGCTGGCGCTGTCAGGCATCGTGCTGCAGGTCATCACCGCCACCCGCGACTACACCGGCGGCTCGCTCGGCTACACGCCGAACCGCGCCCGCAGCGGCTCTGGATGGATGGCGCTGCAGTTTGACGACAAGATCACCTGGTACCTGATCGCGCTGTTCGTCTGGGTCGTGGGCCTGTTGATCTGGCGCTGGGTCGACCGCAGCATGAGCCGCTACGCCATGGAGGCGATCTCGGAAGACGAGGACGCAGCGGCTGCGGCCGGCGTCAACGTCACGGCCGAGAAGCTCAAGATCACGCTGATCTCGGCGCTGATGACCGCGCTTGCCGGCGCGCTCTACTGCCAGTACCAGATGTTCATCTCACCCGACACCGTCAGCGGCATCGCGGTGTCGCTGCAGATGGTGTTTGCCGTCATCGTCGGCGGCCTCTACGTCTCGCTTGGGCCGACCGTCGGCGCCATCATCACCATCATGCTGGCGGAAGTCTTGCGCATCCGCTTCGGCACCGGCGCGGTTGGCTGGGACAACCTCGTCTACGGCGTGCTGCTGGTCGTCTTCATCATATTCCTTCCCAAGGGCATTCTTGGTAGCGTTCTCGACAGATTGAAGACGCGACCCAAGCCCTCCGGGACGAAATGA
- a CDS encoding polyphosphate kinase 2 family protein — protein MSKKPSQPLANELKPYVAPFRYDGSGEFHLKSHKTNEKGGLDKEKATKIIESNRERLSDFQEKLYAQDRWSMLLIFQGMDAAGKDSAIKSVFEGVNPQGCEVTAFKQPSTKELDHDFLWRSMIALPERGRIGIFNRSHYEECLVVRVHPEILAKQKLPERLVTKDIWKERFEDITAMERHLARNGTVILKFFLNVSKEEQRERFLARLEEPAKNWKFSLADIGERKLWAKYQAAYQDMIHHTAAKAAPWYVVPADHKWFARVVIGSAIVSALDRLDLHFPDVEKADRSEFKQVREALLAEGKGTKK, from the coding sequence ATGAGCAAAAAACCTTCGCAACCACTGGCGAACGAGCTGAAACCCTATGTCGCCCCGTTCCGCTACGACGGCTCGGGCGAATTTCACCTGAAGTCGCACAAGACCAATGAGAAGGGTGGCCTCGACAAGGAAAAAGCGACCAAAATCATCGAGTCCAATCGCGAGCGTTTGTCCGATTTTCAGGAAAAACTCTACGCGCAGGACCGCTGGTCGATGCTGCTGATCTTCCAGGGCATGGACGCCGCCGGCAAGGATTCTGCGATCAAGAGCGTGTTCGAGGGCGTCAACCCGCAGGGCTGCGAAGTCACCGCGTTCAAGCAGCCGTCGACGAAGGAGCTCGACCACGATTTCCTGTGGCGCAGCATGATCGCGCTGCCCGAGCGCGGCCGGATCGGCATCTTTAACCGCTCGCATTACGAGGAATGCCTGGTGGTGCGGGTCCACCCGGAGATTCTCGCCAAGCAGAAGTTACCCGAGCGGCTGGTAACCAAGGACATCTGGAAGGAGCGCTTCGAGGACATCACGGCCATGGAGCGCCACCTCGCGCGCAACGGCACGGTCATTCTGAAATTCTTCCTCAACGTTTCGAAGGAAGAGCAACGCGAGCGCTTCCTGGCGCGGCTGGAGGAGCCGGCCAAGAACTGGAAGTTCTCGCTCGCTGATATCGGCGAGCGCAAGCTCTGGGCAAAGTATCAGGCCGCCTATCAGGACATGATCCATCACACTGCGGCGAAGGCGGCGCCTTGGTATGTCGTGCCGGCCGACCACAAATGGTTCGCCCGCGTGGTGATCGGCTCGGCCATCGTCAGCGCGCTCGACAGACTTGACCTGCATTTCCCCGATGTCGAAAAGGCCGACCGCAGCGAGTTCAAGCAGGTCCGCGAGGCGTTGCTGGCGGAGGGGAAGGGGACGAAGAAGTAG
- a CDS encoding ABC transporter ATP-binding protein: MLTVEGLVKRFGGFTAVNNVSFRVEQGEILGLIGPNGSGKSTIFNMLSGTLVPTAGSILFDGAEIAGVAPHRIINSGIGRTFQIPRPFHRLSIFENVALAGYYGQGRHSRVKADEAAERALGMVGLPTDRHASVDGLGAAGLKKLELAKALATGPKLLLADESLGGLDEHEMDQAADMLRKIRDELGITIIWVEHIMGVLMRVVDRVMVLDHGEKISEGLPSAVAGDPRVIEVYLGTDADSSQAAAAEARRKAEV; encoded by the coding sequence GTGCTGACGGTAGAAGGGTTGGTGAAACGTTTCGGCGGCTTCACCGCTGTCAACAACGTGTCGTTTCGGGTCGAGCAGGGCGAGATTCTCGGCCTGATCGGTCCCAACGGCTCCGGCAAGAGCACGATCTTCAACATGCTGTCGGGCACGCTGGTGCCGACCGCGGGATCGATCCTGTTCGACGGCGCGGAGATCGCGGGCGTGGCCCCGCATCGTATCATCAACAGCGGCATCGGCCGCACCTTCCAGATCCCGCGGCCGTTTCATCGGCTCAGCATTTTTGAGAACGTGGCGCTCGCTGGCTATTACGGCCAGGGCCGCCACAGCCGCGTCAAGGCGGATGAGGCGGCCGAGCGGGCGCTCGGCATGGTCGGCCTGCCGACGGACCGGCACGCCAGCGTCGATGGACTCGGCGCCGCCGGATTGAAGAAGCTCGAACTCGCCAAGGCGCTCGCGACGGGGCCGAAACTGCTGCTCGCCGACGAAAGCCTCGGCGGGCTCGATGAGCACGAGATGGATCAGGCGGCCGACATGCTGCGCAAGATCCGCGACGAACTCGGCATCACCATCATCTGGGTCGAGCACATCATGGGCGTCCTGATGCGTGTGGTCGACCGCGTGATGGTGCTCGATCACGGCGAGAAGATTTCGGAAGGGCTGCCGAGCGCGGTGGCCGGCGATCCCAGGGTGATCGAGGTCTATCTCGGCACGGACGCGGATTCGAGCCAGGCTGCGGCGGCGGAAGCGCGCCGCAAGGCGGAGGTCTGA
- a CDS encoding ABC transporter substrate-binding protein, whose product MKKLFGRLAGVLLALVLTTGLAAAQSKVTVAIGGGSCLCYLPTVLAKQLGEYEKAGLAVELVDLKGGSDALKAVLGGSADVVSGYFDHCVNLAAKKQELQSFVIYDRYPGLVLVVSPAHTNEIKSIKDLAGKKVGVSAPGSSTDFFLKYLLKKNGLDPTSAAVIGVGLGATAVAAMQQGQIDAAVMLDPSVTVLQGSYPDLKILADTRTQKDTLALFGGEYPGGALYTTTAWIKSHEKEVQALTNAIVNTLAWIHSHSPEEIMAKMPDEIVGKNKELYLAALKNTIPMYSETGKMDPKGADAVLAVFSEGSPEVAKANIDVTKTWTNKYVEQVKKTTGTSAK is encoded by the coding sequence ATGAAGAAACTGTTCGGCCGGCTGGCCGGGGTGCTGCTGGCGCTGGTGCTGACGACAGGTCTTGCCGCAGCGCAAAGCAAGGTCACGGTCGCGATCGGCGGCGGCTCCTGCCTGTGCTATCTGCCCACCGTGCTGGCCAAGCAGCTCGGCGAATACGAAAAGGCCGGCCTTGCCGTCGAGCTGGTCGACCTCAAGGGCGGTTCGGACGCGCTGAAGGCCGTGCTCGGCGGCAGCGCCGACGTGGTGTCGGGCTATTTCGACCACTGCGTCAATCTGGCCGCCAAGAAGCAGGAATTGCAGTCCTTCGTGATCTATGACCGCTACCCCGGCCTGGTGCTTGTCGTATCGCCCGCCCATACCAATGAGATCAAGTCGATCAAGGATCTGGCCGGCAAGAAGGTCGGCGTCAGCGCGCCGGGCTCCTCGACCGACTTTTTCCTGAAGTATCTGTTGAAGAAGAACGGCCTCGATCCGACCAGCGCCGCGGTGATCGGTGTCGGCCTCGGCGCGACCGCCGTGGCGGCGATGCAGCAGGGGCAGATCGACGCAGCGGTGATGCTCGATCCCTCCGTCACCGTTTTGCAGGGCAGCTATCCCGATTTGAAGATACTCGCCGACACCCGCACGCAAAAAGACACGCTCGCGCTGTTCGGCGGCGAGTATCCGGGCGGGGCGCTCTACACCACCACGGCGTGGATCAAGTCGCACGAAAAGGAAGTGCAGGCGCTGACCAATGCGATCGTCAACACGCTGGCCTGGATCCACTCGCATTCGCCGGAAGAGATCATGGCGAAGATGCCCGATGAAATCGTCGGCAAGAACAAGGAGCTCTATCTCGCCGCGCTGAAGAACACGATCCCGATGTATTCGGAGACCGGCAAGATGGACCCCAAGGGCGCCGACGCGGTGCTCGCCGTGTTCAGCGAAGGTTCGCCCGAGGTCGCGAAAGCCAATATCGACGTGACCAAGACCTGGACCAACAAATATGTCGAGCAGGTCAAGAAGACCACCGGCACGAGCGCGAAATAA
- a CDS encoding ABC transporter substrate-binding protein, with amino-acid sequence MPGRKAARLLVGLSAAIAVLGMAFTAEAQEKKIKIGVIYDLTGPLAGGGSELQYIGAKIMLDQYAKTGVEGYKVEAVYADAQSKPDVAINEAVRLIEQEKVNMLLGFFSSAQCVPVAARVEQLKNFMWITTCISSAVLADKNFKYVFRPQASGDQFGMMTMDFIAQNSKEKFGKEPKDLRVAIIHEDGAYGVDVSKGNEAGARKAGFNIVMKEGYSATAPDLSALVTKLKRARPDVIFHTGYNPDITLFGRQAREQGLKFAALVGHGAGYGVYEKLKEGLGADVNYVFNTDPISIWLANQKAMDPKLPPVIKMVGEEFDKAKPGVAIRSAHVGMAASNTYLFLTDVLPRAIKKYGGVDPDALRKAALEVDIPEGGTMLGFGVKFHGEGTQMAGQNERSFPVVIQYIDDKSYVVWPKSQAQREAVLPLPKGTTFSNQ; translated from the coding sequence ATGCCGGGGCGCAAAGCTGCACGCCTTCTCGTTGGGCTGTCTGCCGCAATCGCGGTGCTGGGCATGGCGTTTACTGCCGAAGCCCAGGAAAAGAAAATCAAGATCGGCGTGATCTACGACCTGACCGGTCCGCTCGCCGGCGGCGGTTCGGAACTGCAATATATCGGCGCCAAGATCATGCTCGACCAGTACGCCAAGACCGGCGTCGAGGGTTACAAGGTCGAGGCGGTTTATGCCGACGCCCAGAGCAAGCCTGATGTTGCGATCAACGAGGCCGTGCGGTTGATCGAACAGGAAAAGGTCAACATGCTGCTCGGCTTCTTCTCGTCGGCGCAATGCGTGCCGGTGGCCGCGCGCGTCGAGCAGCTCAAGAACTTCATGTGGATCACCACCTGCATTTCTTCGGCGGTGCTGGCCGACAAGAACTTCAAATACGTGTTCCGTCCGCAAGCCTCGGGCGACCAGTTCGGCATGATGACGATGGATTTCATTGCGCAGAACTCGAAAGAGAAGTTCGGCAAGGAGCCGAAGGATCTGCGCGTCGCCATCATCCACGAGGACGGCGCCTACGGCGTCGACGTGTCGAAGGGCAATGAGGCCGGCGCCAGGAAGGCCGGCTTCAACATCGTGATGAAGGAAGGTTATTCGGCCACCGCGCCAGATCTTTCCGCGCTCGTCACCAAGCTGAAGCGCGCGCGGCCTGACGTGATCTTCCACACCGGCTATAACCCCGACATCACCTTGTTCGGGCGCCAGGCGCGCGAGCAGGGCCTGAAATTCGCAGCGCTGGTCGGCCACGGCGCGGGCTATGGCGTCTACGAGAAGCTGAAGGAAGGCTTGGGCGCTGACGTCAACTACGTCTTCAACACCGATCCGATCTCGATCTGGCTCGCCAACCAGAAAGCGATGGATCCGAAGCTGCCGCCGGTCATCAAGATGGTCGGCGAGGAATTCGACAAGGCGAAGCCGGGCGTTGCGATCCGTTCCGCCCATGTCGGCATGGCGGCGTCGAACACCTACCTCTTCCTCACCGACGTGCTGCCGCGCGCCATCAAGAAATATGGCGGCGTCGATCCCGATGCGCTGCGCAAGGCCGCGCTCGAAGTCGACATTCCCGAGGGTGGCACCATGCTCGGCTTCGGCGTCAAGTTCCACGGCGAGGGTACCCAGATGGCCGGCCAGAACGAGCGCTCGTTCCCGGTGGTCATCCAGTACATTGACGACAAGTCCTACGTGGTGTGGCCGAAGAGCCAGGCGCAGCGCGAGGCCGTGCTGCCGCTGCCGAAGGGAACCACGTTCAGCAACCAGTAA
- a CDS encoding cation diffusion facilitator family transporter — translation MAHHQKAVAAAVAINTAIFLVEGIAGYQASSLSLLMDSAHNLSDELALVCLYAAFLVTRGPSQRLLRAGNLFNSVGLIAVSGLLLWQAGERLFNPVPVQGVVPMIVGLAAAAANWSVARLLLEPSRNNAAIRLAYIHNLGDVWVSLAPVAAGLLLLVTGYPIFDPIIAGAVALWIIFTTGREVLESHDELIWPEKIICCHTDHDQPVVTPQSN, via the coding sequence GTGGCTCATCATCAAAAAGCCGTCGCCGCTGCAGTGGCGATAAACACTGCAATCTTTCTGGTGGAGGGTATTGCTGGCTATCAGGCATCGAGTCTGAGCCTCCTGATGGACAGCGCGCATAACCTGTCGGACGAGTTGGCTCTGGTCTGCCTGTATGCAGCATTCCTCGTCACCAGAGGTCCTTCGCAGCGGCTGTTGCGAGCCGGAAATCTCTTTAACTCAGTCGGGCTGATTGCGGTCAGCGGGCTGCTTTTGTGGCAGGCCGGCGAGCGTCTGTTCAATCCGGTGCCGGTTCAGGGCGTCGTTCCGATGATCGTCGGCCTGGCTGCCGCTGCCGCCAATTGGAGCGTGGCCCGCTTGCTCCTGGAGCCAAGCCGAAACAACGCTGCAATCCGGCTCGCGTATATCCACAATCTTGGCGACGTATGGGTATCCCTTGCCCCGGTGGCCGCGGGCTTACTGCTTCTAGTGACGGGTTATCCAATCTTCGATCCGATCATCGCAGGAGCCGTTGCATTGTGGATCATTTTCACGACTGGCCGGGAGGTTCTTGAATCGCACGATGAACTGATATGGCCGGAGAAAATCATCTGCTGCCATACCGACCACGATCAACCGGTCGTGACGCCACAATCAAATTGA
- a CDS encoding ABC transporter permease yields the protein MSRLTLLFWQLMVAVVALSLWQFLATVPVFGRILLPPFFFSNPVDVGSQIVKWFTSGVIWKHLMITLWESVLAFVIGSVGGVLVGFWFARQPRVAAVFDPYVKMVNALPRVVLAPIFTLWLGLGIWSKVALGVTLVFFIVFFNVYQGVKEVSQTVLDNGRMLGMSERQLTRHVYWPSALSWMFSSLHTAVGFAVVGAVVGEYLGSAAGLGYLIQQAEGVFDVAAVFAGMFVLSAFVILIDMGVTLVERRLLIWRPVAAEGRG from the coding sequence ATGTCGCGCCTGACACTGCTGTTCTGGCAATTGATGGTGGCCGTGGTCGCGCTCTCGCTGTGGCAGTTCCTCGCCACCGTGCCGGTGTTCGGTCGCATCCTGCTGCCGCCATTCTTCTTCTCCAACCCGGTCGATGTCGGCAGCCAGATCGTCAAATGGTTCACGTCCGGCGTGATCTGGAAGCATCTGATGATCACGCTGTGGGAGTCGGTGCTGGCTTTCGTGATCGGCTCGGTCGGCGGCGTGCTGGTCGGCTTCTGGTTCGCGCGCCAGCCCCGCGTCGCCGCGGTGTTCGATCCCTACGTCAAGATGGTCAACGCGCTGCCGCGCGTGGTGCTGGCGCCGATCTTCACGCTGTGGCTCGGCTTGGGCATCTGGTCCAAGGTCGCGCTCGGCGTGACGCTGGTGTTCTTCATCGTGTTCTTCAACGTCTATCAGGGCGTCAAGGAGGTCAGCCAAACCGTGCTGGACAACGGCCGCATGCTCGGCATGAGCGAGCGGCAATTGACGCGGCATGTGTACTGGCCCTCGGCGTTGTCGTGGATGTTTTCGTCGCTGCACACTGCGGTCGGCTTTGCCGTGGTCGGTGCTGTCGTCGGCGAATATCTGGGATCGGCGGCCGGTCTCGGCTACCTGATCCAGCAGGCCGAAGGCGTGTTCGACGTCGCCGCCGTGTTCGCCGGCATGTTCGTGCTGTCGGCGTTCGTCATTCTGATCGACATGGGCGTGACACTGGTCGAGCGCCGGCTTCTGATCTGGCGGCCGGTCGCGGCGGAGGGCAGGGGGTAG